The genomic stretch GCTGGGACCCGCAGCTGAAGATGATCGGTCTGCGCTTCTCGAACGTGATGGACGAGACGGACTACCCGGCGTTCCCGTGGGACGCGTCGCCCGAGGCGAAGACCTTCAACCTGTGGTCGTACATCGACTCGCGGGACGGCGCCCAGGCCGTGCGCAAGGCGGTCGAGAGCGAGCTGACCGGGTTCGAGGCGTTCATCATCGCCAGCCCGGACACCGTGATGGAGACGCCGACGCTGGAGCTCGTCGAGCGGTTCCTGCCGGACGTCGAGCGCCGTGCCGAGATCGACGGCACGAGTTCCCTGCTGTCCTCGGACAAGGCCCGCGAGCTGCTCGGCTACGCCCCCGAGCACACCTGGCGCCCCTGACCCCCGCCCCTACGCGGGGAGGAGCAGGCCGTCGAGCACCAGGTCGCGGAGGCGCGGCAGCAGGTCCGCGGACAGCGCCCGGTCGTCGACGCCGGTGAGCTGGGCGATCGCGCCGACGATCTGCCCGACGGTGAGCTCTCCGTCGGCCGCGCCGACGAACGCGGCGAGCGCGGTGTCGGCGTCGACCCGTCGGCCGAACCCGCCGCCCTGCACGAGCGTCATCACGGTGGGGTCGTCGTTGCCCGGCCAGTAGTGCCGTTCCTCGGTGACGTCACCGGCGACCCGGAGGTGCGCGGCGGCGAACGCGTCGTCGTCCCGTCCGGCGAGCCACGAGACCGCGTCGAGGGTGCGGGCGATGGTCGCCCCCAGGCCGGCGGGGTTGGCGCCGAGCACCTGTGGGAGGCGCTCGAAACGGCGGAGGGCGGAGGTGCCTCCCGACCGGACGACGACGTAGCCGAAGCCGACCCCGGTGACGTGCCGGTCGCGGAAGTCGTCGAGCCAGGCGTCGACCAGGTCGTCGAAGACGGGCATGCCCGGCTTCGTGCCGCCGTCGCGGATCCACGTCTCGGCGTAGGCGGGCGGGTCCTCGCGTTCCCGTTCGACCACCCACACGTCCAGGTCGGTGTCGGCGAACCAGGAGCGGACGCGCTCCAGGCCGTCGTCGCCCCACCGGTGTTCCCAGTTGCCGAGCAGCTGCGCGGTGCCGCCGGGCTCCAGGTGCTCGGCGAGACCGCGGAGGACGGTCTCGACGAGCGCGTCGCCGACCATCCCGCCGTCGCGGTACTCGTAGGCGGGGACACCCTCGCGCCGAGGGGTGATGACGAACGGCGGGTTCGAGACGATGCGGTCGAACCGCTCCCCCGCGACCGGCTCGAACAGTGAGCCGTGACGGAACTCGATGCCGTCGATGCCGTTCAGCTGCGCGTTGAACCGGGCGATGTCGAGCGCCCGTCGGGAGATGTCGGTGGCGACGACCTGGTCGGCGAAGCGTCGGGCGTGCATGGCCTGGATGCCGCACCCGGTGCCCAGGTCGAGCACCCGACGGACCGGCACGGGCAGCTGCAGGCCGCTCAGCGTGGTGGTGGCGCCGCCGATGCCCAGGACGTGCTCCTCGCTGATGGCGTGGCCGAGGGCGAGTTCGCCGAGGTCGGAGACGATCCACCAGCTGCCGGCACCCAGGTCATCGACGAACGCGTAGGGGCGGAGGTCGACCGCGGCGGCGACGGAGTCCCCGTCGATGCGGAGGACCCCGGCCGCGACCAGGGCCGGGACGCCGGCGGTCGGGAACGCGGCCTCGGCGTCGGTCCGCGGCACCGGTAGACCGAGCACGAAGAGCGTGGCGGTGGTGGACAGCGGGGTCGTCGGTCGGGCGGCCAGGGCTCGGCGGGCGGCGACCCGGACGCCACGGTGCAGGGCAGCGGCGGCCTCGGTGCCCCAGAGCGCGTCGACGCCCTCGACCGTGTACCCGGCGGTGGTCAGGTCTGCGGCGAGCGCCGAGGTGACGGCAGGCTCGGCGACGACGTCGGGCAACCGGACTGCGCTCACGCCGGTGTCGCCGCTCACGCCAGGGCCTCGGCGCGGACCAGGCCGGCGGGCACCTGCCAGTCGAGGACCAGGTCGAGCAGGCCCGGGAACCGCTGCTGGACCTCGTCGGTCCGGACTCGGCTGACGCGGGTCAGCCCTTCGAGGTGCTGCTCGAGCAACCCGGCTTCGCGGAGCACCCGGAAGTGGTGCGTCAGCGTCGACTTCGGCCGGTCGATGCCGACCCAGCCGCAGGAGCGCTCCTCGCCGGCACCGTCGACCAGGTACCGGTGCAGGATCGACAGCCGGATCGGGTCGGACAGGGCGTCCAGGACGACCGGCAGGTCCATCTCGGCCGGCGTCGGCTGCGGAAGCGGGGTGTGCTGCGGGAGTGGTGCGGCTTCGTCGGTGCGCTCGGGCATGCACGGACGGTACCACTCCGCACCGACTAGTACGACTTGCGTCGTACAGCGCGAGTACGGTACGAATGCAGTCGTACTACGAAAGGGACGGCCATGCAGTCACCACGTTCCGTCGCAGGGTTCTGGATCCTCGCGGCGATGCTCCTCGTCTCGGTCGCCTCGTCGGCCGTGCCGTCACCGATCTACCCGGTCTACGCGGCGGAGTGGCACCTCACGCCGCTGATGCTCACCGCGGTGTTCGCGATCTACGTCGCCGGGCTCCTGCTCAGCCTGCTCATCGCGGGTCGGCTGTCGGACCACGTCGGCCGGAAGCCCGTCCTGGTCGTCGGCGGCCTCGGCGTCGCCGTGTCGCTCGGGCTGTTCGCCGTCGCCGACGGACTCGGCGCGCTCATCGTCGACCGCATCGTGCAGGGCGTCTCGGTCGGGCTGCTCATCGGCGCCCTCGGAGCGGCGCTCATCGACAACTCGCTCGAG from Curtobacterium sp. MCLR17_032 encodes the following:
- a CDS encoding class I SAM-dependent methyltransferase; translated protein: MSAVRLPDVVAEPAVTSALAADLTTAGYTVEGVDALWGTEAAAALHRGVRVAARRALAARPTTPLSTTATLFVLGLPVPRTDAEAAFPTAGVPALVAAGVLRIDGDSVAAAVDLRPYAFVDDLGAGSWWIVSDLGELALGHAISEEHVLGIGGATTTLSGLQLPVPVRRVLDLGTGCGIQAMHARRFADQVVATDISRRALDIARFNAQLNGIDGIEFRHGSLFEPVAGERFDRIVSNPPFVITPRREGVPAYEYRDGGMVGDALVETVLRGLAEHLEPGGTAQLLGNWEHRWGDDGLERVRSWFADTDLDVWVVEREREDPPAYAETWIRDGGTKPGMPVFDDLVDAWLDDFRDRHVTGVGFGYVVVRSGGTSALRRFERLPQVLGANPAGLGATIARTLDAVSWLAGRDDDAFAAAHLRVAGDVTEERHYWPGNDDPTVMTLVQGGGFGRRVDADTALAAFVGAADGELTVGQIVGAIAQLTGVDDRALSADLLPRLRDLVLDGLLLPA
- a CDS encoding helix-turn-helix domain-containing protein, translated to MPERTDEAAPLPQHTPLPQPTPAEMDLPVVLDALSDPIRLSILHRYLVDGAGEERSCGWVGIDRPKSTLTHHFRVLREAGLLEQHLEGLTRVSRVRTDEVQQRFPGLLDLVLDWQVPAGLVRAEALA